The nucleotide window ATGGCGCCCAGTATGTCCTGGTCGATCCGGTCTGTGCTGTTGTCCTTATCTGATGCAGAGCGTTCAAGCTGGATAACAGCCGCGGTTCCGGGCATGTTGGTACCAAACAGCTGTACGTCAGTCACTTtgtcgaagccgaggcgCTGGCGCAGGTGCTGTAAGAGATAAGCCTCGACTTGGATCGCATTGGTTCGAGCCGTATTTGAGTGACGCAGTATGTCGGCATCTCGGCCTACGTGCACATAGCCTTGAGCCGCCGGCTTGCCATGGGCTGGCGTCCGAGGAGCAGTCACACGGAACGAATCCGCCCAATTCACCGCAGGCTCCCCGTGATGCGGCCCTGGCCCTGGGTAAGGCTGCGCACGGACGACGCTCGGCAGCGATTGACCTGGCTTGAGGCGTGGCTCGTACTCGAGAGCATGTACAAGACGAGGCCAAGCCGAGGCAAGAGACCACAACTGCACGTgatgctcgtcgagcggcaggaaaagatgatgatgctgcgTTGGGTTGGCAAACAGAACGTGCAGAGGTGCGACGGGCGGACCTGGGCCTACGAGCAGCCCTCCGACCTCAGAGACGCCAAAGATGTTGAGCGCTAGAATCGAGTACTGCTCTACCAGCGAGGACAGGTGCACATCAACACCAGAGCCGCTGATGGCAAATTGATCCAAGGCGCGCAGGGTGTCAAGCCAGCCCTTGTCGGGATTAGCTCGCGCTTGGAGAATCATctgacgagcttgctcgacgttggtggccacctcggctgctTTGGATTGCTGCAATGCTACGAGCACTTCTGTCACAGAAGGTGTCAGCCCATCGATCGGGTTCATCAGTGCAAGTGGGCGTGCGGATATGAGGTGAAGGACGATGAACCCGACATAAGTGTTGTAGAAGGGCCTTGCAAGCAGTAGACGTGGTCGAAGAGCGGTCGCCTGCTTTTGATCTTGCGCGAGTACCTCCGTGGCATGGCGAGCAATGTCGTAACACCAATAACGTGTACTATAGGCAATCAGCTTGGGCTCGCCTGTGGATGCAGACGAGTGCGAGACGATGGATGGGTCCGGAATGCGCGTATACAGACCGAATGCTGGCCTACTTGGCTGGGCAAGTTGAAATTGCTGGTtgtcgatggcgagacgagcgaggtgcAAGGCGGTCTCTTGCGCActgagctcgaggagaGGGATGTGGTGTGTAGAAGAGATACTCTCTAGCCAGGCTTTGACCTTGTTGTCCAAGCCGGCATGGACAACGAGATCAGAGCGGGCGCCATGTATCAACGCTTCGAGTGTGTCTCGACCTAGTTCATGGTTGACGTACTGAACGGTGACTCCAATCGCCCACAGCGCAAAGAGATGGAAAAAGGTATGCTGCGTGGGCAAACTGAGCAACGTAATCGTCACAGGGATCTGCTCGTTATCCCAATCAACACCATGCTGCTCCGAtagacgctgctgccatctgagagcgaggtgatcgacgatgcgatTGGCCTGACCGTACGTCACTTTTACAAagtcgctcgactcgcctGGACTGCGCGTTTGGGGCTCCTGAAGGTAGACGAAGGGCGCATCGGGTGCTGCCAGAGCGAGTCGTCTGAGAGATGTGAGCAACTCCAACTCGCTGTATTCTCGAGATGCGTCCAAAGACATCCTGCAAGCGTGgggtgatggtggagaagCAAACCCCGCAACCGCCGTCTCTCCACAGTAGTTGCTGTTCCACTGGAAGCTTCGGCATCTAGTTCGGTTAGAATTGCGGTCTCTTGAAAGCGGCATAGGCGCCGTTCTTCGTGTTGGCGTAGCCACACACAGCTACACGAGCTGCCAACATTGCAATCCTCTCAACACCTCGACTCGACttcaagccaagccgcaCGTTTCCATGGATATCCGACCACATAAGGACCGGCGGCTCGGCACAGGGCAGCAAAGTGTTTCCCATGCACAACCATGTTGGCCAATGTGGTTAGGCAAAAACGTGCACGGGGTAACGCAAAGGCTCTACGCTATGTCTTGGGTGCATCGCATTCACAGGCATTGCGGCTGAGCCACTTGCACGTACAGTACGGCGacttgaatcgtgaaccaACTGCAGCGCTGGACATGGCATTGTTCTCTTGCCTTCAGTTCCATTTGGACTCGAACGAGGACTGACGATATTGCCTTCTCTGCAAggaatcctgaatcctcTGTGCCAAAACGACCCACCTCCGCACCTCGCCTATGCTGAAATAATTCCGCTGAAATCATTCCGCCTTCTCCAGAAACCCATCTTTCGCTCTTGACGGCCCTCTCACCCATTTCTCCGTCAACCCGGTGCCGTACCAACCGGTCTGCACTCAGCCGCTGTTCACGACCTGCTTTGGCTTCTGCAACTCCTTTGGCGGAACTTTCCCGTTCTCGGCGAACAACGATAAGGCACTGACCTTCTGCAACTCCTTTCCGGTTTTCCGCGAACATAAGCCACTGACGCCCGCCGTCCCAGCCGCAGCAATGTTTTCTCACCTGCACCCTGGCACGTCCCACTTAAAACAGATACCGGGTGGTACCTTGACAGTACTCGCATCCCAGAGCATCCGCCCACCTCACGAGTCTCGTTGCcgggattcacgatgcaTATCGCTAAGATAATTTGCGTCCACCTGTCAACCCTTGAGCGTCTGCCGAAGAAGTGACAATGCAGATCCCTCCACCACTCAATTGGCTCCCTGCCCTAACAAGCTGCAGGTGGGCATCCGAGCTCCCCCTATAGACATCTCGTTCCTTCTTTCTCGCTGCCTGAGACGCCCTACTCTGTTCTTGCCCATGTCCTCACCCTCGCTTGTATGACACGCTTGCCAAAGTTTGGGTTCCCTGTACGGGCAAGGCCGTGCCTAGCCATGAGGGAAAGCCTCTTTGATAAGGTACACGTGCAGTCGATTCTTCATAAAGTAATGAGCATTATCATCGCAACTTCCGTGTGGTCGTCCTATGTCCCTCGTTTCTCCCTCCTTGACCCTTCATCGGTAGCCAGCTGTTCATTCCTCCTCACTAGCACACACTCTTCTGTCTTCATCCCTCGAGGGAGCTGAGAGTGACAGTCCCTCAAGGATAGCATATCGTAGCAGAAATGCTCGCACACGAATTTTCATCCACCATACCTATGTCGATACCCACAAGCGCTCCCGTCCAGTCCCCGAGCCTTGTCCAAGGGAAGGATCAGGATCAAAACATGGTCGACCCAAGTCTCGCTCCAACCATCGATCCAACCATCGATCGCAGCATGATTCGTCAAGACGCCAACACCCCATTCTTCTTTGCAAGCCCCTTCGAAGCTATATCCAACATGGATGCGCGCATCCCAGACATGATCAACGCAGCTTCCATGCCAACTCCGCTCATGACCGCTGCAACGTCGTTCTCGTCTGTAGATTCCACCTCGTATTCAGACCTCTTTGATGCTTGCTCCTCTGTGACGGCTTCTTCAAGAGCACAAAGCATGGCGTCGACCTTGAAAGCCGACCTGTCAGCTCCTTCTGCCGCTGTTGAACAACAGCCCGATGACATGATAGCCTCACACTCACCGTGCAACGACACGCTCTACCGTCCCCGTCGTAATGCTGTCGCACAGCTTCCCCCTTTGGTTTCAAGTGGCCTAATGGCAAGCGTTCTCGGAGCGACCGGCAAGTCAGAGACAGATCCTAGCTCTATGCCGTCTTCAGAGTGGGAAGAGGAGCCGAGCGACGTCGAAGCGTTGTCGCCGAACAGCTGCCCTCTCAGTCCCAGCACGAAGCCATTCGCAAGTCGTGCCAGAGCTGCATCCATGCGCGAGACAAACCAGCTTCCTCGCTTGCATCGGATCCTCTCTTCATGGGACTTCAGCTGCGATCGTGGACGCTACCGCAAGCCATCCAAGACCGGTCCCAAGTCGATTAAAGGCAACAAGGCCCGCCATCTCAAGGCTCAGCAGACCAAGCAAGACCCTCACAACGCTTCGGGTTCCTTGACGGGGCGGGGGCCTGGACGACCTCGCAAGAACACCGTTGCCTCGatggagctcgacatggGCATTGATGAGTCTGACGCTGCGCTCAGTGAACCCCAGAACGCATGCGATGACGACTCCTGCGGCACGCAGGACGATGTCACCAAGCGGTCCTTGGGATCGTCCAAGTCGTGCGGCAACTCGTTCTCGCTTACAGACCACATCGTCCTTCGTCCACGTGCCGACCgcgatgaggacgaggttGCCTATCCAAACTACGCACCTAATCATCAAGAAGCGAGGGTGAATACGGGCCCCGACCTCAGTCTCGCGGGCCAAGAAATCGTTGATGAGACGCAGCTCACCTTCACCACGGATCTTTACGCGCCACGCTTCACTCGTCGCGGGGCGTACGGCCGCGAAGGCTGGTGCAGCATGTGCACGCACGGCGAGTGGTACTCGATGAAACGCAGTCAGTACCTCTACCATCTCCAGTACGACCACGGCATCTGCAGCTTGACTCGCAAGACGTTCGAACCACCAGTGAACATGCGAGTCTGGAACGACCCCATGCAGCGCACCGAAGGTCTCTGCCATTACTGCCAGGAGTGGACCCCCATCTGCTTTGGCGCCGTCCGCAAGCGTGACTACAAGGCTTGGTTCAAGCACGCTCACAAGTGTCATCGACACAAGGCCTGACCTACACTGCATACCAACTCACTTTAGTTATTCCATCGTACTGAATACCCCGTATTCGCATGAGCTCAATTACAAGACCATCCCATTACTTTGATAGCGTCTGACGTAGGCTGTGCTGCCGTCGGTTATGGAGGCCTATTTGCTGCACCGTGCAAAATGCTGACCGGTGGCGAAACAGAATGTGCATTGTCAAAGGCTACTTCCTAGCTTACTTGGCTCAAACATGGCATATCGCTTTCTATCAAATTCGATCCTGTTTAAGTGAAGTTGATACTGGCGGTGGGGGATCACACcacagctgctgttgctgctcggccCTGGCGTAGAACTGCGTACCTTCCTCGGAAACGTActtcagcagctcgacgaggtcatcCCACTTGGCGTATGGATGCACAACCAGCCTGCAGCAAGCAACGCAAGGGCAAGAAAAGAACAAGACGCATTTTGGTCAGTCAAAGTTTCTTCTTCACGGAACGGCGTAGCAACGCAGCCGCTTACCTGATGTAGAGATTGGTAGTGTTTGGCATGGGCGCAAAGTCGACAGCGAAGCGGGTGTTCTTGAACGAAGCGTGAACGTGGACGATACATGCGTTTGAGAGATTGTCCGCGTGTGCAGCGTTTGATGTCCAAGGTGGGATGGGTCGGAAGCATACCTGCAGGAACGGCGGGGAAGGTACCGAGCCCAGTTCAAGCTGCAGACTCTCTGTCTTGTTCACCAGGTAGTCGCGCAGCTTCTGAGCCTGCTTGAgagcattcgtgatgcgtTGACCGAAGCCGTGACTGCCATGTCGCTTCCAGGCGAGGTAGAACTTGAACGCGTCAGGTCGTCGGCCGCAGCCCAAGGTCTTGGTtgcttggtcgagcttCGGTGCCTCTTGTTTCGTTGGTAGAAGCGGGACCACGCTTCGTGGTGACTCGGCCAACCTCTCTAGATGGAACAAATACGGCGCCTCAACTTTCAATCGAGAAGCCGACCGCTTGTTGccgaagagcaagaaacTGCATTGGTGCGGTATGCCGAGCAGCTTATGAGGGTTGATTGTCACCGAATCTGCGAAGTGACTGCCCAGGAAAAGGTGCTGCGTCGTCGGCGAGAAAATGGCAGGTCCGCCCCAAGAGGCATCAATGTGCAACCACAATCGGTATTCTCGACAGACCGACGCCATGCCCGAGATGTCATCGAACGCGCCAAGCACCGTAGTACCCGCTGTAGCGCATGCAAAGAGCGGAACATGACCGTTGATGCAAGCTTTTCGTATCTCTGCTCGAAGAGCTTCGATCGACATTTGGCCGTTGTCGTTGCAAGCGACTTTGACGACTGAGTCGGTGCCTAAACCGCAAGCCACCGCCGACTGCTCGATACTGTGGACCCAACAATGTCAGACTAGGTCTCGTGAGCCGTTGTACAAAGAAGGAACGTGAGCAGAAAAGGAAACCCTTGGTCCACTTACGAGTAATGGCAATGGTCGCTGGCAAAGATAAGGAACCTGGGAAGACACTGCATCGCCAAGGAAGAAGGATCGTGTCCTGAACGAATGCGCTCCTTCATCAAGTCGTTGTAGATCCCCGCCACTCCCCTTTCTCTGAAACTTGGAAACTGGGAGCTCAGACATGCTTGAAGAGCAGTTGTGTTGGAAGCGCTGCCTCCGGGCATTGTGACACCATCACAAAGGTTCTGTCTTGAGCTGTGATTAGCTTGGAACGTCTTGGTCGTATATGAAGAAAACAAAAGACGGCTTTGCAACTCACTGTGTCCAGCCCAAACACTTTGGCAAGCTCTTTGACGCAAAAGACTTCGACTTGAGCAAAGAAAGGGTTGGCCGATTCGACGTGCCCGCTTGCGTTCGAGCATGCCATGACCATGTCGCCGATGACTCCAACTGGATCGGGTTTACTGTAAAGCTTTTCCCAAAAGCGGCCCTTTGCCGGTACGAAAACAAGACAAAGATGTGAGCTTGGATCATACTTGCTCCTTCGGGAACACTTTTTCACGAGGTCACTCACTGTCCACGGATTGACGCTCCGGCGCAACGCTTCTTGTACTTCGACTTGAATTTCATCCCGCGAGCACCCTTTCTCCTTGAGCGTAAGTTTCAATGTTGAAGCTGCCAGCTGCGGGTGCGCTGGTGTCTTGAACGATTCGGCTTCGTGTGTCCATGCCACCAACGTCCTGTACGTTGGCTCCAGCAATGTTTCAAATTCTTCAGCTGTGAAGAGCGAGACGTCTGTGCAGGGCATCCTGGTAATCCAACTGGTCAATGTTTCCGAAGCTGAAGGTGCACTCCCAATCAAGCTGATGGGGGAAAGATCCTAAGAGGAATGTCAAAATGGGACAGGTCTTTGATAGAGAAGGCTTACCACGAAGCCAAGAGCTGCAAAAACGTTGACTATTTGAGAGTGTGCAAATAACAGCCTACATTGCAAACACTTGAGAAGGCTCTCATGGCTGCTTGACCCGAACTAGCCGAGACGCTTCCGGCTTGCTATCACAACATTTGGCATGCAGTAGCGGGTCATGCAATGTGTGCATATCTGGTACCGGGAAGCGGTGGGAGACAGTTGCCCGCCTTTATGATTGTCAAATAAACAGCCTCACCTGCAAGccggcaacggcaacaaTGATATCGTTGCGCAGACTAACAGACCTTTGCTGCACACTGATCACTCTAGCAAAAAGACGTCTCGACTACCAGTGGTATCGGTTCAAAGCGTTTATTTGAGTTGATATGCGTGTGACTGCAGACTAGATGATTTGACGACGTGGGAGGGCGACCGAAAATGAAATGCATGCTAAGAGCAACAGAGGTAGATGGATGACCAAGGTAGGAAAAGACATCTAGCTGCGACGGCTGGAGAGAGTGCTCTGCATctgagctcgatcgcgGTCGTTGAGATTGGTCACGATGAGGATGACCTTGTTGCGGTCCAAGAATCTGCCCAGCTTGCCTTGGCGtttctcgagctccttgcgatgttcctcctcctcctgctCCAAATAACGCAAGACGGCCATTTGGCCCCCCTGTCTCTGAATCTCTTCGATGGTTTGCTGCCGCTTTTTGATCCTCCTGGCATTCTTCTTGGCCGGAAGGCGATCTTGCCAAATGTTGTACTTTTCGACTTTCTCTGCTGCCCTGTCGACCAGAGAGATGGCTGGTTCCTGATACTGAGAGGGTTGTAAGGGAGAGTACTGGTCGTGCTTAATTTTGACGTAGCCGGGGCCGTAGTCAAAGGGATCGTATTCGATGGGTCGTTTGTTGAGGTTGAACATGCCACCTCGCGCCTTGGGGTGGTTCTCGGGCAGAACGTTGGGCGAACCCAGCGAGAACTGGAAAGTGCTCTGCCGAGTTGCAAGCTCATCCCCATTGCTGGGAGGAATCGACTGTGTCGGGTATACGCTGGAAACAGGCACGATCTGAGCACGAAGACCACGCAGGTGGAAGAAGCTTTGGTTGGCATGCGCTACGTACGCTTCACTTCGAGCGCGACTCTTGATGTGCGCGGCAGTTGTGGTCAACGCTTGAGTTCCGATAGTGGCAACGAGGAGCTCCCACGAACTGCACGCGATGGTTCCGATATCGATGGCAAAGTTGAagatcttgatcttgttgtCAAAGCCAATCGCAACATTGAGCCTGTTGAGGAACTTGATGaactgctgctcgctgaCGCCACTCTCGGCCAAAGCAGGCGCGTACAGCAGCTGGAATCCTCGCAGACGATCGCCCTGCCTTCGCTGAGGGATCAAGACGGGCTTCTCAAGTCTCTGCGGCAGCACGCGTGGAGGATCGTCAAAGTAGCTGGGCAGGCTTTGGAATGCCTGGTATGCGTCGTTTCGAAGACGCTCCTCATCTGCTGTGAGTTGGTCATTCTGCTCCCGAGtgagctcggcagctcCATAGCCATCGAGAGCAGGGGTGGATTGCATGCCATTCAGACCAAGCCGTTGTTCTTTGAGGTCGGCCTTTTGCTTGTAATGATCAACGAGAGCATCCATGTTGAGGGTCTTTTTTTTGGCAGGCTCGTAAACGGATGGAAGGGAGTGGTGCAAAGCTATGCAAACACTGTCAATGTCTTTTTATCAAGAGCGGCTGAAAAGCGAGAAAAAGTGATGCTCAGTAACTTGGCAGATGAGGGTGCGGCAGGCGGCAAGAAAGGGTCCTGGCTGCACGGCACGCTTACTCTTCGGCAAGAACGGGGTCAGGCAAACCCGTCAAGACTTGCAGAGTGCTCGAAGGCTTTGCAACCAAAGCAACGGTTTAGCCTTGCGGTGCTGTTGCCGTAGACTGCTCGGCACCTATTTCGGCGCGTTATCAAGGCCGACCGCCTCGGCTATTGTATGCATGTCAAATTCGGCCAACGTTCTTAATTTTCTTGCCAGGCTTTCCTTGCATGGAAGCTGGTCAAATGACGCTTCCCGCTTCCGTTGCATTGCAAGCATAGCAAAAATATAAATTTTAAGAAAAACAAGAACGCTTCCACGTCAAAAACATGTTCCGACAAGATCACGACCAAATCTGTCCATATCCAGGCGCCGCTGGTCAAGAATGATATGCCACCGTGCAGCGGGCAATGTCAATAGGCCCTTCATATACAAATCGCTGTCCTGAATTAGATCGGCAATGTGATCATAAAGTCTTCCCCCCCTGTTGCTTACAGACGGCGTCGGGTACGCCTTTCTTTACACGTCGATCTCATTTTGGATATGATCTCACTCGTGCAGCACAGCTTCGACTTTTTCGAAACGAGATTGGGTCTGGCTGTCGGCTTCATCATCACCCTTGCGCTTGTTTATCGTGACCGAGCGGTGTTCGTGGCCAAATGTGACCATATCAAGGGTCCACCAGGACTTCCT belongs to Mycosarcoma maydis chromosome 3, whole genome shotgun sequence and includes:
- a CDS encoding uncharacterized protein (related to Glutamate decarboxylase 1) translates to MPCTDVSLFTAEEFETLLEPTYRTLVAWTHEAESFKTPAHPQLAASTLKLTLKEKGCSRDEIQVEVQEALRRSVNPWTGRFWEKLYSKPDPVGVIGDMVMACSNASGHVESANPFFAQVEVFCVKELAKVFGLDTNLCDGVTMPGGSASNTTALQACLSSQFPSFRERGVAGIYNDLMKERIRSGHDPSSLAMQCLPRFLIFASDHCHYSIEQSAVACGLGTDSVVKVACNDNGQMSIEALRAEIRKACINGHVPLFACATAGTTVLGAFDDISGMASVCREYRLWLHIDASWGGPAIFSPTTQHLFLGSHFADSVTINPHKLLGIPHQCSFLLFGNKRSASRLKVEAPYLFHLERLAESPRSVVPLLPTKQEAPKLDQATKTLGCGRRPDAFKFYLAWKRHGSHGFGQRITNALKQAQKLRDYLVNKTESLQLELGSVPSPPFLQVCFRPIPPWTSNAAHADNLSNACIVHVHASFKNTRFAVDFAPMPNTTNLYIRLVVHPYAKWDDLVELLKYVSEEGTQFYARAEQQQQLWCDPPPPVSTSLKQDRI